The Chelonoidis abingdonii isolate Lonesome George chromosome 9, CheloAbing_2.0, whole genome shotgun sequence genome has a segment encoding these proteins:
- the MINAR1 gene encoding major intrinsically disordered Notch2-binding receptor 1, which produces METSQESSLFLVKILEELDTKQNTVSYQDLCKSLCARFDLSQLAKLRSVLFYTACLDPNFPATLFKDKMRCTVNNQQSKKIMVAADIVTIFNLIQMNGGVAKEKLPVARQKMTKKESVESCRSDTEICNVVDCVTNCELRDREFNRGYSVRRSSKCRKVDCKDCQQFVPTSEPNFLLGVNKEMKGRAASLDRLQALASYSIVNSPPCEMQSTYFPMNIENESISDQDSLPINATIKETFISNDEPFVLQSCVQKRNIFKEDFHNLITISPNLMPPNKKPEDGHREPQNRKETSKQGFFNHSFEMPYSSQYLNPVYSPIPDKRRVKHESLDDLQASTYFGPTTVLGSQDTKRWAGKPSKQIAWPAKSWSLNTEEVPDFERSFFSRKQAEEKQRYQSPNSQSPSFPAADRHQTYLNPKDQTPIMQANYAMKQNGHKPKEIPSIVDMEKHEPIKKFRDKSINCTSVQLLGIDKATSVGTQTEQQGLEHKKCKELCAPSQIKYGERHSLKQSDDDSEIVSDDISDIFRFLDDMSICGSTGIMQSSCYNSTGSLSQVRKSDCESSPEHNLTKITNGNSTNKLDKVVRSDINNTDDELKTSVCKLVLRIGEIEKKLESLSGVREEISQVLGKLNKLDEKIQQPEKVNVQIDLNSLTSEVQSDESTSPRVFQCHNASHGGKLENNPDWCCSDASGSNSESLRVKALKKSLFTRRSSRSLTEENSATESKIASISNSPRDWRAITYTNQVGMTEEEKKDRSGVENKDWHRKSKEADRQYEIPQPHRLSKQPKDAFLIEQVFSPHPYPASLKSHMKSNPLYTDMRLTELAEVKRAQPSWTIEEYTRNSGDKGKLAALDLQTQESLNPNNLEYWMEDIYTPGYDSLLKRKEAEFRRAKVCKIAALIAAAACTVILVIVVPICTMKS; this is translated from the exons ATGGAGACCAGCCAGGAATCCTCGCTCTTCCTGGTGAAGATTCTGGAAGAGTTGGATACCAAACAAAACACAGTTTCTTATCAGGATCTCTGCAAGTCACTGTGTGCAAGGTTTGATTTGTCCCAGCTGGCCAAGCTCAGAAGTGTGCTCTTTTACACGGCTTGCCTGGATCCTAATTTCCCAGCAACTTTGTTCAAAGACAAAATGAGATGCACTGTAAACAATCAGCAATCAAAGAAAATCATGGTTGCAGCAGATATAGTAACGATATTCAATCTCATACAAATGAACGGGGGAGTGGCCAAGGAAAAACTCCCTGTTGCACGACAAAAAATGACGAAGAAAGAATCAGTTGAGTCCTGCAGATCTGACACAGAAATTTGCAACGTGGTGGACTGTGTGACTAATTGCGAGCTGAGAGACAGAGAGTTTAACAGGGGCTACTCAGTTAGAAGGTCTTCCAAATGCAGGAAGGTGGATTGTAAAGATTGTCAACAATTTGTACCTACTTCAGAACCTAACTTTTTGCTTGGCGTTAATAAGGAAATGAAAGGCCGAGCTGCCTCGCTTGATAGGCTGCAGGCACTAGCATCCTATTCCATTGTTAACTCTCCACCCTGCGAAATGCAGAGCACGTACTTCCCAATGAACATTGAGAATGAATCAATCTCTGACCAGGACTCATTGCCTATTAATGCAACTATAAAAGAGACTTTTATTTCGAATGATGAGCCGTTTGTGTTGCAATCATGTGTACAGAAAAGGAACATATTCAAGGAAGATTTTCATAATCTTATCACAATCTCTCCCAATTTAATGCCACCCAATAAAAAGCCAGAAGATGGACATAGAGAACCTCAGAACAGGAAAGAAACCTCCAAACAGGGTTTCTTCAACCACAGTTTTGAAATGCCATACAGCAGCCAGTACTTGAACCCAGTTTATTCTCCTATACCAGACAAAAGACGAGTAAAACACGAAAGCTTAGATGATCTTCAAGCTTCTACATACTTTGGCCCAACCACTGTACTTGGGTCCCAAGATACAAAAAGATGGGCAGGAAAACCGAGTAAACAAATTGCATGGCCAGCAAAAAGCTGGAGCCTAAACACAGAGGAAGTACCTGATTTTGAAAGATCTTTTTTCAGTAGGAAGCAAGCTGAAGAGAAGCAGCGATATCAGAGTCCAAACAGCCAGTCACCAAGTTTTCCTGCAGCAGACAGGCACCAAACCTATCTCAATCCCAAGGATCAAACACCGATTATGCAGGCTAACTATGCCATGAAACAAAATGGACACAAACCCAAGGAAATTCCCTCCATCGTAGACATGGAGAAACACGAGCCAATCAAAAAGTTTAGGGATAAAAGCATTAACTGCACTTCTGTTCAGCTGCTAGGCATTGACAAAGCCACCAGCGTTGGCACACAAACAGAGCAGCAAGGGTTGGAACACAAAAAATGCAAGGAGTTGTGCGCTCCAAGTCAAATTAAGTATGGAGAGAGGCATTCTCTAAAGCAATCAGATGATGACTCTGAAATTGTGAGTGATGATATCAGTGACATTTTTCGGTTTCTGGACGATATGAGCATCTGTGGATCTACAGGAATTATGCAATCCTCCTGTTACAACAGCACTGGGTCACTGTCTCAGGTACGTAAATCTGACTGTGAAAGCTCTCCTGAACACAATTTAACTAAAATAACCAATGGGAATTCTACTAATAAGCTAGATAAAGTGGTTCGGTCAGATATCAACAATACAGATGATGAGCTAAAAACTAGTGTCTGCAAGTTAGTTCTCAGGATTGGTGAAATAGAAAAGAAACTAGAATCTCTGTCAGGTGTCAGAGAAGAAATCTCCCAAGTCCTGGGAAAACTAAATAAGTTGGatgaaaaaattcagcagcctgaGAAGGTCAATGTACAAATAGATCTTAATTCCCTGACGAGTGAGGTTCAGTCAGATGAGAGCACCTCTCCCCGGGTATTTCAGTGTCATAATGCTTCTCATGGAGGCAAGTTGGAGAATAACCCGGACTGGTGCTGTTCTGATGCCAGCGGAAGTAACAGCGAAAGTCTTCGGGTAAAagccttaaaaaaaagtttatttaccAGGAGGTCTTCACGGTCACTGACTGAGGAAAACAGCGCCACTGAATCCAAAATAGCAAGTATTTCCAACTCTCCTCGAGACTGGAGAGCTATCACATATACAAACCAGGTTGGCATgacagaagaggagaagaaagacagAAGTGGAGTTGAAAATAAGGACTGGCACAGGAAATCCAAAGAG GCAGACAGGCAGTATGAAATCCCACAGCCACATAGACTCTCTAAACAACCAAAAGATGCTTTCTTGATTGAACAAGTCTTTAGTCCTCATCCCTACCCTGCATCACTCAAGTCACATATGAAAAGCAACCCACTCTACACAGACATGAGGTTGACAGAACTGGCTGAAGTTAAACGTGCCCAGCCATCATGGACCATAGAAGAATATACCAGGAACTCAGGAGATAAAGGCAAGCTTGCAGCTTTGGATCTACAA